One segment of Pantoea sp. Lij88 DNA contains the following:
- the thyA gene encoding thymidylate synthase, with protein sequence MKQYLDLMQHVLHEGTPKADRTGTGTLSIFGHQMRFNLQDGFPLVTTKKCHIRSIIHELLWFLKGDTNIGYLRENNVSIWNEWADENGDLGPVYGKQWRSWGTASGQEIDQLSQVMEQLKRDPDSRRIIVSAWNVGELSEMALAPCHAFFQFYVADGKLSCQLYQRSCDIFLGLPFNIASYALLVHMVAQQCDLQVGDFVWTGGDTHLYSNHLEQARLQLTREPRPLPKLVIKRKPASLFDYQFDDFEIEGYDPHPAIKAPVAI encoded by the coding sequence ATGAAACAGTATCTGGATTTAATGCAACATGTGCTGCACGAAGGCACACCAAAAGCTGACCGTACCGGCACCGGTACGCTTTCAATTTTTGGTCACCAGATGCGTTTCAATCTGCAGGATGGTTTTCCGCTGGTCACCACCAAGAAATGCCATATCCGCTCCATTATTCATGAGCTGCTGTGGTTCCTGAAAGGTGACACCAACATCGGTTATCTCAGGGAAAATAACGTCTCAATCTGGAATGAGTGGGCAGATGAGAATGGCGATCTCGGCCCGGTGTATGGCAAACAGTGGCGCAGCTGGGGAACGGCCAGCGGCCAGGAAATTGACCAGTTAAGCCAGGTGATGGAACAGCTGAAGCGCGATCCTGACTCTCGCCGGATTATCGTTTCGGCCTGGAACGTCGGTGAACTCAGCGAGATGGCGCTGGCTCCCTGCCACGCGTTCTTCCAGTTCTACGTGGCAGACGGCAAGCTCTCCTGCCAGCTTTATCAGCGCTCGTGCGACATCTTCCTGGGTCTGCCGTTTAACATCGCCAGCTATGCGCTGCTGGTGCATATGGTGGCGCAGCAGTGCGATCTGCAGGTGGGCGACTTCGTCTGGACCGGCGGTGATACGCACCTCTACAGCAACCATCTGGAGCAGGCGCGCCTGCAACTGACCCGCGAGCCGCGTCCGTTGCCAAAGCTGGTAATCAAACGCAAACCGGCATCCCTGTTTGACTATCAGTTCGACGATTTTGAGATTGAAGGCTACGATCCGCATCCCGCGATCAAAGCCCCTGTCGCCATCTGA
- a CDS encoding DUF2509 family protein, translating into MKQRGSSALGMVLMILVIGSFTLHASRKMSEQGMRLLADEQQFVQDFWRAQSALQWGLSLNWPASEAARCQQDDRQGWRSCLQRGEKDEGLLKGEASESGMAVWQWVRLRGNQITALPHGWIDYCPLTPPATCL; encoded by the coding sequence GTGAAGCAGCGAGGCAGCAGCGCCCTGGGCATGGTGTTGATGATCCTGGTCATCGGCAGTTTTACGCTGCATGCCAGCCGAAAGATGTCAGAGCAGGGAATGCGGCTTCTGGCCGATGAGCAGCAGTTTGTGCAGGATTTCTGGCGGGCGCAGTCGGCGCTGCAATGGGGCTTATCCCTGAACTGGCCAGCCAGTGAGGCGGCCCGCTGTCAGCAGGATGATCGCCAGGGCTGGCGCAGTTGTTTACAACGAGGTGAAAAGGATGAAGGTCTGCTTAAAGGTGAGGCGAGCGAGAGTGGCATGGCGGTCTGGCAATGGGTCCGCTTACGGGGCAATCAGATTACTGCACTGCCGCACGGCTGGATCGACTATTGCCCGCTCACGCCTCCGGCCACCTGTCTGTAA
- a CDS encoding prepilin-type N-terminal cleavage/methylation domain-containing protein, whose protein sequence is MALSSSTLLHYHRALAVGFSQQWYQREAWRVAERRLAGHEVAGWKSTLQQLSGPSGCTLQRAEVTGPYQRSATLTRLRC, encoded by the coding sequence ATGGCATTAAGCAGCAGCACTCTGTTGCACTATCATCGCGCACTGGCAGTGGGATTCAGCCAGCAGTGGTATCAGCGTGAGGCATGGCGGGTTGCGGAGCGACGTCTGGCAGGGCATGAAGTGGCAGGCTGGAAATCCACGCTGCAACAGTTGAGCGGCCCCTCAGGCTGCACCCTGCAACGGGCAGAAGTGACGGGGCCTTATCAGCGCAGTGCCACCCTGACACGGCTGCGCTGTTAA
- the lgt gene encoding prolipoprotein diacylglyceryl transferase: MNNGYIAFPQFDPVIFSIGPVSLHWYGLMYLVGFVFAMWLAVRRANQPGSGWKKEEVENLLYAGFLGVFLGGRIGYVLFYNLPLFLDNPLYLFKVWDGGMSFHGGLIGVIVVMLVFARRTKRHFFQVADFIAPLIPFGLGAGRLGNFINGELWGRVDPGFRYAMLFPGSRSEDVALAATNPQYQELLNTYGVLPRHPSQLYELALEGVVLFIILNLFIRKPRPMGSVSGLFLIGYGAFRIIVEFFRQPDAQLGLFEGGISMGQILSVPMIVAGIIMMIWAYRRRPQPQFREEK; this comes from the coding sequence ATGAATAACGGCTATATCGCATTTCCGCAGTTCGATCCGGTGATCTTCTCGATCGGACCGGTTTCGCTTCACTGGTACGGTCTGATGTATCTGGTGGGCTTTGTTTTCGCCATGTGGCTGGCTGTACGCCGTGCCAATCAGCCTGGCAGCGGCTGGAAAAAAGAGGAAGTTGAGAACCTGCTTTACGCTGGTTTCCTGGGGGTCTTCCTGGGCGGGCGTATCGGCTATGTCCTGTTCTACAACTTACCGCTGTTCCTGGATAATCCTCTCTATCTGTTCAAAGTCTGGGATGGCGGCATGTCATTCCACGGTGGCCTGATCGGGGTGATTGTGGTGATGCTGGTCTTTGCCCGCCGCACTAAGCGTCATTTCTTCCAGGTCGCTGATTTCATTGCGCCGCTCATTCCGTTTGGTCTGGGTGCCGGTCGTCTCGGTAACTTCATCAATGGCGAGCTCTGGGGCCGTGTCGATCCGGGCTTCCGCTACGCCATGCTGTTCCCGGGCTCCCGCAGCGAAGATGTGGCGCTGGCTGCCACCAATCCGCAATATCAGGAACTGCTCAACACCTACGGTGTGCTGCCGCGTCATCCTTCCCAGCTGTATGAACTGGCGCTGGAAGGTGTGGTGCTGTTCATCATCCTGAACCTGTTTATTCGCAAGCCACGCCCGATGGGCAGCGTCTCGGGTCTGTTCCTGATTGGTTACGGCGCGTTCCGTATTATCGTCGAGTTCTTCCGCCAGCCGGATGCGCAGCTTGGCCTGTTTGAAGGCGGAATCAGTATGGGACAGATCCTCTCTGTGCCGATGATTGTTGCCGGTATTATTATGATGATCTGGGCGTATCGTCGTCGTCCGCAGCCACAATTTCGCGAGGAAAAATGA
- the ptrA gene encoding pitrilysin, with protein sequence MRVHARWIAALMLSLAACTAQAQTSSGWQPVNDTIRKSEQDPRHYQAIRLDNGMTVLLVSDPVAPKSLAALTLPIGSLDDPDQQAGLAHYLEHMVLMGSKRYPQPDNLAEFLKKHGGSHNASTASYRTAFYLEVENDSLEPAVDRLADAVAEPLLDPVNADRERHAVNAELTMARARDGLRMAQVGAETLNPAHPASRFSGGNLETLKDKPGSKLHQALLDFYHTHYSANLMKAVIYSNKPLPEMASIAAKTFGRVQNHDASVPEITVPVVTDAQQGIIIHYVPAQPRKQLKIEFRIANNSDRFRSKTDTLISYLISNRSKNTLTDWLQKQGLADGVNAGADPMTERNSGVFAITASLTDKGLAQRDEVVAAIFSYINLLRQQADDKRYFDEVSHVLALDFRYPSLTRDMDYIEWLVDTMLRVPVEHTLDAPYLADQYDAAAIKARLDGMTPQHARIWYISPQEPHNKTAYFVDAPYQVEKITPQTFADWQQRASQITLSMPVLNPYIPDDFTLLPSDGKTYPHPVKLENEDGMRIYWMPSRYYASEPKAAITLALRNKNAISDARQQVLFGLNDYLSSLALDELNSQASVGGISFSTGEDEGLVFSASGFTQRLPTLLKKLVEGYATFQPTEQQLEQAKSWYLERLDAAEKGKAFEQAIQPMQLLSQLPYTQREARRRLVSTISLKEVTTYRDTLFRDATPEMLVVGNLSADSVKQLGHELKQQMQSHATRDWHSQYVTIKKPLKANLQQQGSSTDSALAALYVPMGYSEYQSMAHSSMLSQIVQPWFYNQLRTKEQLGYAVFAFQMPVGRQWGIGFLLQSNSKQPDWLLQRYQAFYPQAEKRLRSMKQADFAQYQQAMINDLQQRPQTLFEEADRYSRDFDRQNDQFDTRQKMTEQVQRLTPASLADFFRQAVIEHKGMAMTSQIAGTGNGKVEFARQPGWKTWNEVAQLQQSLPVKSETQ encoded by the coding sequence ATGCGGGTACACGCACGCTGGATAGCGGCGCTAATGTTAAGCCTGGCGGCTTGCACAGCACAGGCGCAGACATCATCGGGCTGGCAGCCAGTTAACGACACCATTCGCAAAAGTGAACAGGATCCCCGTCACTATCAGGCGATCCGGCTGGATAACGGGATGACGGTATTACTGGTTTCCGATCCGGTGGCACCGAAATCGCTGGCGGCGCTGACGCTGCCGATAGGATCGCTGGACGATCCCGATCAGCAGGCGGGACTGGCGCACTACCTGGAGCATATGGTGCTGATGGGCTCAAAGCGCTACCCGCAGCCGGACAACCTTGCTGAATTCCTGAAAAAGCATGGCGGCAGCCACAACGCCAGTACGGCCTCTTATCGCACCGCCTTTTATCTGGAAGTCGAAAACGATTCGCTGGAACCAGCGGTCGATCGCCTCGCCGATGCGGTGGCTGAGCCGCTGCTGGATCCGGTTAATGCCGACCGCGAGCGCCACGCTGTGAATGCCGAGCTGACGATGGCCCGCGCGCGCGATGGCCTGCGTATGGCTCAGGTTGGCGCAGAAACCCTGAACCCGGCCCATCCAGCGTCACGTTTCTCGGGCGGCAATCTTGAAACCCTGAAAGATAAGCCCGGCAGTAAACTGCACCAGGCGCTGCTGGATTTCTATCACACTCATTACTCCGCCAACCTGATGAAGGCGGTGATCTACAGCAACAAACCGCTGCCGGAGATGGCGTCGATTGCGGCTAAAACCTTTGGCCGGGTGCAGAACCATGACGCCAGCGTGCCGGAGATTACGGTGCCGGTGGTGACGGATGCGCAGCAGGGCATCATCATTCATTACGTTCCGGCGCAGCCGCGCAAGCAGCTCAAAATTGAATTCCGCATTGCCAACAACAGCGATCGCTTCCGCAGTAAAACTGACACGCTGATCAGCTACTTAATCAGTAACCGCAGTAAAAATACCCTGACCGACTGGCTGCAAAAACAGGGGCTGGCCGACGGGGTGAATGCGGGCGCGGACCCGATGACCGAGCGTAACAGCGGCGTGTTTGCGATCACCGCTTCACTCACGGATAAAGGTCTGGCACAGCGTGACGAAGTGGTGGCGGCGATATTCAGCTACATCAATCTGCTGCGTCAGCAGGCTGATGATAAGCGCTATTTCGATGAAGTTTCACACGTACTGGCGCTCGATTTCCGCTATCCCTCCCTCACCCGCGATATGGATTACATCGAATGGCTGGTCGATACCATGCTGCGCGTGCCGGTTGAACATACGCTGGATGCGCCTTATCTGGCGGATCAGTACGATGCCGCCGCTATCAAAGCCCGGCTTGACGGGATGACCCCGCAGCATGCGCGCATCTGGTACATCAGCCCGCAGGAGCCGCACAATAAAACAGCCTATTTTGTGGATGCCCCTTATCAGGTTGAGAAGATCACGCCCCAAACCTTTGCCGACTGGCAGCAGCGCGCCAGCCAGATTACGCTGTCGATGCCCGTGCTGAATCCGTATATCCCGGATGATTTCACCCTGTTGCCGTCAGACGGTAAAACGTATCCGCATCCGGTGAAGCTGGAAAACGAAGACGGTATGCGCATTTACTGGATGCCCAGCCGCTATTACGCCAGCGAGCCAAAAGCAGCCATCACCCTGGCGTTACGCAATAAAAACGCCATCAGCGACGCCCGTCAGCAGGTGCTGTTTGGCCTGAATGACTATCTCTCCAGCCTGGCTCTGGACGAGCTTAATTCGCAGGCCTCGGTAGGCGGCATCAGCTTCTCAACCGGTGAAGATGAGGGGCTGGTGTTCAGCGCCAGTGGTTTCACTCAGCGCCTGCCGACACTGCTGAAGAAACTGGTGGAAGGTTATGCCACCTTCCAGCCGACAGAACAGCAGCTGGAGCAGGCCAAATCCTGGTATCTGGAGCGGCTGGACGCGGCGGAAAAAGGCAAGGCGTTTGAGCAGGCGATTCAGCCAATGCAGCTGTTGTCGCAGCTGCCGTATACCCAGCGTGAGGCCCGCCGCAGGCTGGTCAGCACCATCTCGCTCAAAGAGGTGACGACCTATCGCGATACGCTGTTCCGCGACGCCACGCCAGAGATGCTGGTGGTGGGTAACCTCAGTGCTGACAGCGTAAAGCAACTGGGACATGAGCTTAAGCAGCAGATGCAGAGTCATGCCACCCGCGACTGGCACAGCCAGTATGTGACCATTAAAAAGCCGCTGAAAGCCAACCTGCAGCAGCAGGGCAGTAGCACCGACTCCGCCCTGGCCGCGCTCTATGTGCCAATGGGATACAGTGAATATCAGAGCATGGCGCACAGCTCCATGCTGAGCCAGATTGTGCAGCCCTGGTTCTACAATCAGCTGCGTACCAAAGAGCAGCTCGGCTACGCGGTCTTTGCCTTCCAGATGCCAGTCGGTCGCCAGTGGGGGATCGGCTTCCTGCTGCAAAGTAACAGCAAACAACCGGACTGGCTGTTGCAGCGCTATCAGGCCTTCTATCCGCAGGCGGAAAAACGGCTGCGCAGCATGAAGCAGGCCGACTTTGCCCAGTATCAGCAGGCGATGATCAATGATTTGCAGCAGCGTCCGCAGACGCTCTTTGAGGAAGCGGATCGCTACAGCCGCGACTTTGATCGGCAGAATGATCAATTTGATACCCGGCAAAAAATGACAGAGCAGGTTCAGCGGTTAACCCCGGCCAGCCTGGCAGACTTTTTCCGACAGGCCGTGATCGAACACAAGGGCATGGCGATGACCTCGCAGATTGCCGGTACCGGCAATGGCAAAGTTGAATTTGCCCGCCAGCCTGGCTGGAAAACCTGGAATGAAGTGGCGCAACTGCAGCAGTCGCTGCCGGTAAAGAGTGAGACCCAATGA
- a CDS encoding prepilin peptidase-dependent protein, protein MKSAGFSLLEMLIAMAISAVVMLSVGRFLPLLLAENAAMLQRAQLRQELQQIMATLEKAVRRAGYCHGECGSGALKISENCLLLRWDGNSNGKWEAVSHAESDYYGYRLRQQQLEMQRGVNQCQSAGWERLSDPAFMTLEQFSLSQQGTQVRIVLQGRAGRWPETVKSWVEGENL, encoded by the coding sequence TTGAAAAGCGCCGGATTCAGCCTGCTGGAGATGCTGATCGCCATGGCAATCAGCGCTGTCGTGATGCTCAGTGTGGGCCGTTTTCTGCCGTTGCTGCTGGCGGAAAACGCGGCCATGCTGCAGCGGGCGCAGCTGCGTCAGGAGCTACAGCAGATTATGGCGACGCTGGAAAAGGCGGTGCGACGGGCCGGGTATTGTCACGGTGAGTGTGGCAGTGGCGCACTGAAAATCAGTGAGAACTGCCTGCTGCTGCGCTGGGACGGGAACAGCAACGGTAAATGGGAAGCGGTAAGCCACGCTGAGAGCGACTACTACGGTTACCGCCTGCGACAGCAGCAACTTGAGATGCAGCGAGGTGTTAATCAGTGTCAGTCAGCGGGCTGGGAGCGGCTCTCCGATCCCGCGTTTATGACGCTGGAGCAGTTCAGCCTCAGCCAGCAGGGCACGCAGGTCAGGATAGTGCTGCAGGGGCGGGCCGGTCGCTGGCCTGAAACCGTGAAGAGCTGGGTTGAAGGAGAGAACCTGTGA
- a CDS encoding prepilin-type N-terminal cleavage/methylation domain-containing protein has protein sequence MKTAHLRGFTLPELLLVMVIAGLLSLAALHGWQRWQQRQQLHDSAQQLQGFLLRLRAQANRQNSDLVLWSQPGDPWCIGAGSRPVAGCGHGKRLHFIAPHRGVALYGIRGEPGFYGRRNVAKAGSIELGNSAGHMRLIISARARIRLCMTDEETCR, from the coding sequence ATGAAAACAGCACACTTACGCGGTTTTACCCTGCCGGAACTGCTGCTGGTGATGGTGATCGCCGGCCTGCTCAGTCTTGCCGCGCTGCACGGCTGGCAGCGCTGGCAACAGCGGCAGCAACTGCACGACAGCGCTCAGCAGCTGCAGGGATTCCTGCTGCGTCTGCGAGCCCAGGCTAACCGGCAAAATAGCGACCTGGTTTTATGGTCACAGCCTGGCGATCCCTGGTGCATCGGTGCCGGAAGCCGCCCCGTTGCGGGCTGCGGTCACGGGAAACGGCTGCATTTTATCGCGCCGCACCGGGGCGTTGCGCTTTATGGCATCCGGGGTGAACCGGGCTTTTATGGTCGCCGTAATGTCGCTAAAGCGGGCAGTATTGAACTGGGGAATAGTGCCGGCCACATGCGGCTGATTATCTCGGCCAGAGCCCGTATTCGCCTCTGTATGACCGATGAGGAGACGTGCCGTTGA
- the recC gene encoding exodeoxyribonuclease V subunit gamma has translation MFHVYHSNQLDVLKILAAAVIKHDPLDDPFASEMVLVQSPGMAQWLQMELAQTFGIAANIEFPLPASFIWEMFVRVLPDIPVESAFSKASMGWKLMHRLPVMLEHEEFTSLRHYLHDDGDKRKLFQLSSRVADLFDQYLVYRADWLNSWERGETIEGLGDAQRWQAALWRDLVSYTQALRQPEWHRANLYSRFIHTLEQAKRTPENLPKRVFICGISALPPVYLQALQALGRHIDIHLLFTNPCRDYWGDIQDYAFLAKLQSRQRRRHGADESRGLFRDAEQAPALFNDAGEQQLTNPLLASWGKLGRDNLFLLSQMESNDDIDAFVDVEPDNLLHCMQHDLLNLQDNAVIGLNAAELAHSDQKRRLDPADRSIAVQVCHSAQREVEVLQDHLLAMMEADPTLKARDIIVMVADIDAYAPFIQAVFANAPADRYLPFAISDRRASQAHPAIVAFLHLLALPDSRFVSEDVLALLDVPALASHFSIDESGLRLLRRWVSESGVRWGLDDASVEALSLPITGQHTWRFGLQRMLLGYAMESHNGDWEGILPYDESSGLVGELAGHLAELLSRLNHWRQVLAEPRPLTAWLPLCRELLNAFFSPDAETEAALLLVEEQWQQLIEYGMDARFEEAIPVAILRDDLRSRLDQQRISQRFLAGQINFCTLMPMRSIPFQLVCLLGMNDGVYPRTLAPLGFDLMQQQSRKGDRSRRDDDRYLFLEAMISAQQQLYISYIGRAIQDNTERYPSVLVTELLDYIGQSFYLDGDGHLELDESAERVRMHLQHLHSRMPFAAENFQPAARLQSFAREWLPAAQGAGQPQPDFVQPLEAPLIDALTLEAFLRFWRHPVRAWFHQRLGVSFWLEENELPDSEPFALDNLERYQINAQLLNALVESEDTQRLYAHHRAAGNLPYGAFGELFWQAQRDEMQEVAAEVVTQRSDGESWEVNLQLEQVSLTGWLTQVQDDGLLRWRPGVLNMNDGLLLWLEHLVYCALGGTGSSRMFGRQQSRWCFLAVPQTEAIAALNEYVAGYLDGMRQPLMLLNRSGGAWLTASYDKKSQQLLTDEATQIKARNRLLTAWSGNYQLEGEGSDPYLQRLCRVLDESQLQQITEAAQRWYLPVLAAHQDDE, from the coding sequence ATGTTTCACGTTTATCACTCAAATCAGCTTGATGTGCTGAAGATTCTGGCGGCTGCGGTGATTAAACATGATCCTCTTGATGATCCTTTCGCCTCAGAAATGGTGCTGGTGCAGAGCCCGGGTATGGCGCAGTGGCTGCAAATGGAGCTGGCGCAAACCTTTGGTATTGCGGCCAATATCGAATTCCCGCTGCCCGCCAGTTTCATCTGGGAGATGTTCGTCCGCGTCCTGCCCGATATCCCGGTAGAAAGTGCCTTCAGTAAGGCCAGCATGGGCTGGAAGCTGATGCACCGTCTGCCGGTGATGCTGGAGCATGAAGAGTTCACCTCTTTACGCCACTATCTTCATGATGACGGCGACAAGCGAAAACTGTTTCAGCTCAGCTCCCGCGTGGCCGATCTGTTCGACCAGTATCTGGTCTATCGCGCCGACTGGCTCAACAGCTGGGAGCGCGGTGAAACCATTGAGGGGCTGGGTGACGCGCAGCGCTGGCAGGCCGCACTCTGGCGCGATCTGGTGAGTTATACCCAGGCGCTGCGCCAGCCTGAATGGCACCGTGCCAACCTCTATTCGCGCTTCATTCATACGCTGGAGCAGGCGAAACGCACGCCGGAAAATCTGCCTAAGCGGGTCTTCATCTGTGGCATCTCTGCGCTGCCGCCGGTCTATCTGCAGGCGTTGCAGGCACTGGGACGTCACATCGACATCCATCTGCTGTTCACCAATCCCTGCCGCGATTACTGGGGCGATATTCAGGACTATGCGTTTCTGGCGAAACTGCAAAGCCGTCAGCGCCGACGCCATGGTGCCGATGAATCACGCGGACTCTTCCGGGATGCAGAGCAGGCACCGGCACTGTTTAACGACGCTGGCGAACAGCAGCTGACTAACCCGTTGCTCGCCTCATGGGGCAAGCTGGGGCGCGACAACCTGTTTCTGCTCAGTCAGATGGAGTCGAACGACGATATCGATGCGTTTGTGGATGTGGAGCCGGACAACCTGCTGCACTGCATGCAGCACGATCTTCTCAATCTGCAGGATAACGCCGTCATTGGGCTGAATGCGGCAGAGCTGGCGCATAGCGATCAGAAGCGCCGCCTGGATCCGGCGGATCGCTCAATTGCGGTACAGGTCTGTCACAGCGCCCAGCGTGAAGTCGAAGTACTGCAGGATCATCTGCTGGCGATGATGGAGGCCGACCCGACGCTGAAAGCGCGTGACATCATCGTCATGGTGGCGGATATCGACGCCTATGCGCCTTTTATTCAGGCCGTGTTCGCTAACGCACCTGCCGATCGCTATCTGCCTTTTGCGATTTCAGATCGCCGGGCCAGTCAGGCTCATCCGGCCATTGTGGCATTTCTGCATCTGCTGGCGCTGCCGGACAGCCGTTTTGTCTCTGAGGATGTGCTGGCGCTGCTGGATGTCCCGGCGCTGGCTTCCCACTTCTCCATTGATGAAAGCGGCCTGCGCTTACTGCGGCGCTGGGTCAGCGAATCGGGTGTTCGCTGGGGGCTGGATGATGCCAGCGTAGAAGCCCTGTCACTCCCGATTACCGGCCAGCACACCTGGCGCTTTGGCCTGCAGCGTATGCTGCTGGGCTATGCGATGGAGAGCCACAACGGTGACTGGGAAGGGATTCTGCCCTATGACGAGTCGAGTGGACTGGTGGGGGAACTGGCGGGCCATCTGGCTGAGCTGCTCTCCCGACTTAATCACTGGCGACAGGTGCTGGCTGAACCCCGCCCACTGACGGCCTGGCTGCCCCTGTGCCGGGAGCTGCTGAATGCCTTTTTCAGCCCCGATGCAGAAACCGAGGCCGCCTTGCTGCTGGTGGAAGAGCAGTGGCAGCAATTGATTGAATATGGCATGGATGCGCGGTTTGAAGAGGCGATTCCGGTGGCGATACTGCGCGATGATCTGCGCAGCCGGCTTGATCAGCAGCGCATCAGCCAGCGATTCCTGGCCGGACAGATTAACTTCTGTACCCTGATGCCGATGCGCTCTATTCCTTTTCAGCTGGTCTGTCTGCTGGGCATGAACGACGGCGTCTATCCGCGCACCTTAGCGCCGTTAGGCTTTGATCTGATGCAGCAGCAGTCCCGCAAAGGCGACCGCAGCCGCCGTGATGATGACCGCTACCTCTTCCTGGAGGCGATGATCTCGGCACAGCAGCAGCTCTACATCAGTTATATCGGCCGGGCGATTCAGGACAATACGGAACGCTACCCTTCGGTGCTGGTCACAGAACTGCTGGATTACATTGGACAGAGTTTTTATCTGGACGGCGACGGTCATCTTGAGCTGGATGAGAGTGCCGAACGGGTGCGGATGCATCTTCAGCACCTGCACAGCCGGATGCCGTTTGCTGCGGAGAACTTCCAGCCAGCGGCCAGACTGCAGAGTTTCGCCCGAGAGTGGCTGCCTGCCGCGCAGGGCGCAGGGCAGCCCCAACCCGATTTTGTTCAGCCGCTGGAGGCGCCACTCATTGATGCGCTGACGCTGGAGGCCTTTCTGCGCTTCTGGCGACATCCGGTGCGTGCCTGGTTCCATCAGCGGCTGGGCGTGAGTTTCTGGCTGGAGGAGAACGAACTGCCCGACAGCGAGCCGTTTGCCCTCGACAACCTGGAACGTTATCAGATTAACGCGCAGCTGCTGAATGCCCTGGTCGAAAGCGAGGACACTCAGCGGCTCTATGCGCATCATCGTGCGGCCGGGAATCTGCCTTACGGCGCATTCGGTGAGCTGTTCTGGCAGGCGCAACGCGATGAGATGCAGGAAGTGGCGGCAGAAGTAGTAACGCAACGCAGCGACGGCGAGAGCTGGGAAGTGAATCTGCAGCTGGAGCAGGTCAGCTTAACCGGCTGGCTGACGCAGGTGCAGGATGATGGATTGCTGCGCTGGCGGCCTGGCGTGCTCAACATGAACGACGGACTGTTGCTGTGGCTGGAGCACCTGGTTTACTGCGCGCTGGGCGGCACTGGCAGCAGCCGGATGTTTGGCCGGCAGCAAAGCCGCTGGTGTTTCCTCGCCGTACCGCAGACCGAGGCGATCGCTGCACTGAATGAGTATGTTGCTGGCTATCTCGACGGTATGCGTCAGCCGCTGATGCTGCTTAACAGGAGTGGCGGCGCGTGGCTCACCGCCAGTTACGACAAAAAAAGTCAGCAACTACTGACAGATGAGGCCACCCAGATCAAGGCGCGCAATCGCCTGCTGACGGCCTGGTCAGGCAACTATCAGCTTGAGGGGGAAGGCAGCGATCCCTATCTGCAACGTCTTTGCCGGGTGCTGGATGAATCACAACTACAGCAGATAACTGAGGCGGCACAGCGCTGGTATTTACCGGTGCTGGCTGCACATCAGGATGATGAATAG